In Pseudarthrobacter defluvii, the DNA window CGGGACCGTCACCAGCGGCAAACTTTCCGTCGCGGCTGTGCAGAGCCTGACCACGGCGGACGGGGACGAGCTGCTCGCCCTGGCCGGGGCAGCCGAAGCCGCCAGCGAACACCCCGTGGCCCATGCCATCGCACGGGCCGCACGCGAACACGCTCCCCTGGCGGCGGTGGCCGACTTCGTCAGCGCCCCGGGCGGGGGCGTGCGCGGCACCGTCAACGGACGCTCAATCGTCGTCGGACGCGCCGGATGGCTCAAGGACAACGGCATCGACACCCCCGCCGAAAGCCTGGAGCATCTGCACGCGCTGGAGGACTCCGGAGCGACCGTGATCTGGGTCGGCGTGAACGGGCAGGCCGCGGGCCTGATCAGCCTCACCGACACCATCAAACCGGGCTCGGCTGCCGCGATCGGCAGGTTGAAGGAACTCGGACTGCGTCCGATCCTGCTGACCGGCGACAACGCCTCCGCGGCGCTGGCCGTTGCCGCGAAGGTGGGCATCCCGGCCGCGGATGTGCTGGCAGGGGTCCTGCCCGAAGGCAAGGTCGAGGCCGTGCGCCGGCTGCAGAAATCCGGCGCGACCGTGGCGATGGCAGGGGATGGCGTTAATGACGCCGCGGCCCTGGCCCAGGCTGACCTGGGCATCGCCATGGGCAGCGGGACCGACGTGGCCATCGCCGCCGCAGACCTGACGGTCATGGGAAGCGATCTGGGGCAGGTCGCGGAAGCCATCGGGCTGTCCCGAAAGACGTTGGCCACGATCAAGACGAACCTGTTCTGGGCGTTCTTCTACAACGCCGTGGGCATCCCGGTCGCCGCGCTGGGCCTGCTGAACCCGATGATCGCCGGCGCCGCGATGGCCGCCAGCTCGGTCCTGGTGGTGACCAACTCGCTGCGGTTGCGCCGCTTCGGACGGACGCAATGAGGTGAAACGCCGCCCACCTGCGGCAGACATGCTGAAGGCCGGTGATGCACAGCCCCCAAGGCAGCACATCACCGGCCTTCAGTAGTTTATTTACCCGCGCGGACGAACGTGACGGCGCCCTTGGAGGCCATCCAGGTCAGCGGGCGGTCTGAGTTTCCGCAACCAGGAACAGCTGACGGATCATAGCCGGAATCCTCGTGTCTCGTTAAATGTAGGCCGAGGGATTGACGGTGGCACCGTTGACTACGACTTCGAAATGAAGATGGCAACCAGTTGACGCCCCGGTCGTACCAACGCCCGCAATCTCTTGGCCCTGCGTTACTGGTTGCCCGATAGAAACACCGATGCTGGCCAAGTGGTTGTATGTGGTCTTCATCCCGTTGCCATGATCCACAACGATCCGGTTGCCACCGCCATATGGGCTCCAGCCCGCCTCGACGACTTTCCCTGAGCCCGCAGCGAACACCGGAGTCGAGCATGCTCCTGTCAGGTCGACGCCAGTGTGCAGTTCGCCGGCAGCTCCGGTGATGGGGCTGACACGGAATCCGTAGGGGGAGCTCACATTCATGGCGGCCAGTGGTGCCCTCAGGCCGCTGGACTGCTCAGTGGGGGCCACCGCATCCGGTGCCACTGGGGTCGATCCTGAAACCGTTCCGGCAGCCTCCACGGGCGACGCCGGTTTAGGAGCCGGCTGGGAGGTCACTGCGGGGCTGTCAAAGGTCAGGATGGCGGTCGGCACTGCGGTAACGGCAGCCTCAACGGCAGGAACTGTGGACGCGGCGGTCCGGTCCGGGGCTCCGGCGCGGCCACCCGGGTCGGCCTGCGCAGCCGAAAGGGCCGTCAGGGCGATCATTCCCGTGACGGCAGCTGTAACGCCCCACTGTTGGCTCCGCAGCAGAATGGCAGCGTCACGCATAAGGGGGCGGCGTGGCCTGGGAGCAGGAAGGGCACGGCGACGGCCGTGTTTGGGCTGGGCAGACAAGATAGTGGTCCTCTCGGCGCCGGCGAAGTTAGCTGTCGGATTCGGACGAGTGGACTGTCCGGCTGCTGGAGGACGCGCGGCAGCGCAGCCGCCAAGTAGCTTCGCCCCAAGGCGCGCTCCGCGCGCGCCGTAAGTGGATCCTCCGCCCCCGCCTTGAGAAATTCATAGTTGTAGGCCGCCGGCGGGGTTTGGCGTAGCGGGCAACACATACCCGCCAGGGGTATGCCTCCCTAGAGTAGCGAACCGTTCGCATAAGTTACAAATCCGTTATTCACTCCACTCGCGGCTGCCTGACCCAAGCAGCGCGCATTGCCCGCACGGTGGCGGGCGGACATCGTGATCGGGCGATCCGGTGGTTACGGGCACTGACCCGGCCGGATCGCGCAACCGATTGGCTGCCCCGCCGTACGCTGGCGCGCATAGAGACCAACCTGTTTTGGGCGTTCTTCTCTAACGCCGTCGGCATCCCGGTCGCCGCGCTGGGCCTGCGCAACCCGATGATCGCCGGCGCTGCGATGGCCGCCAGCTCGGTCCTGGTGGCTACCAACCATGTGCGGTCGCGCCGCTTTGGACCGCCGTTACGGGATGAATCTGCGTCCAACCGGGGCAGAAGTGCTGAAGGGCCGGTGATGCACAGCCCCCAAGGCAGTGCATCACCGGCCCTTCAGTGGCTTACTTACCGGCGCGGACGAACGTGACGCTGCCCTTGGAGGTCATCCAGGTCAGCGGGTGCACTGCGGTTTCGTTCTTCCCGTTCAGGCCCGAGCTGAGGACCTGGCCGTTGCCGACGTAGATTCCTACGTGGCCGGGCTGCATGACCATGTCGCCGGGCTGCGGGTCGGTGACCACGGTGCCGTAGTTCATGAACTGCATGGGACCCAGGTCCCCGACACGGATACCGGCAGCGTTGAGGGCGTTTTCGACCAGTCGGGTGCAGTCCTGGATCATGCCGATCTGGGCGTAGGCGGAGGAAACCATGATGGCGTTGATACCGCCGGCCACGGGCGCGGCTACAGGAGCGGCAGCAGCAGGGGCAACCGTCACCCGCGCCTTCACGGGCGCAGCCGCTGCAGCCACCGCGGGTGCGGCGGACGCCTTGGGCGCCTCGACGGCGGCTGGCTTGGGTGCTTCCACCACCGGCGCCGGGGTGGTCTCCACCGCGGGGCGCTCGAAGGAAATCCGGACCGTTGCGTCCGCACTGAGCGGGGCCTGGACCTGGCTGGCGACTTCCAGTGCCTGAGCCGGCTCCGCCTCACGCTGGGCCGGGGCATCGGCTGCCTGGGCGGCAATGCCACTGGTCAGGACAAGGCCGGACGCCGCGGCGATAACGGCCGCCTGCCGGCCGGCGGCACCGGCGTTTCCGGCGACCGATTTGGACAACACCGCAAGGGCGCTGGTCTGGACAGGGACCGCGCGG includes these proteins:
- a CDS encoding M23 family metallopeptidase → MRDAAILLRSQQWGVTAAVTGMIALTALSAAQADPGGRAGAPDRTAASTVPAVEAAVTAVPTAILTFDSPAVTSQPAPKPASPVEAAGTVSGSTPVAPDAVAPTEQSSGLRAPLAAMNVSSPYGFRVSPITGAAGELHTGVDLTGACSTPVFAAGSGKVVEAGWSPYGGGNRIVVDHGNGMKTTYNHLASIGVSIGQPVTQGQEIAGVGTTGASTGCHLHFEVVVNGATVNPSAYI
- a CDS encoding NlpC/P60 family protein, which produces MPMRKAHGRHRAVPVQTSALAVLSKSVAGNAGAAGRQAAVIAAASGLVLTSGIAAQAADAPAQREAEPAQALEVASQVQAPLSADATVRISFERPAVETTPAPVVEAPKPAAVEAPKASAAPAVAAAAAPVKARVTVAPAAAAPVAAPVAGGINAIMVSSAYAQIGMIQDCTRLVENALNAAGIRVGDLGPMQFMNYGTVVTDPQPGDMVMQPGHVGIYVGNGQVLSSGLNGKNETAVHPLTWMTSKGSVTFVRAGK